A stretch of Carya illinoinensis cultivar Pawnee chromosome 14, C.illinoinensisPawnee_v1, whole genome shotgun sequence DNA encodes these proteins:
- the LOC122293511 gene encoding linoleate 9S-lipoxygenase 5-like, with protein MFSSNRSHAVEEWVKGILKKGVPEALYREVIHASKKNPLKFPLPQIIAENGMAWLDDEKFGHQMLAGINPTRIQCLEVSPPQDKIGVRSSIKRSHIEHNLGDLTVVEAMNQWNQWRLFILDHHDYLMPYISRINTKGVCVYASRTLLFLRSDDTLKPIAIELSLTGSNDGNEINRVFVPSSQGTGAALWQLAKAHVATNDSVYHHLISHWLQTHAIVEPFIIATRRQLSEMHPIHRLLNPHFKDTMHINALARRILINSRGILEKILFSGEVSMELSSELYKLWRFDKQGLPADLVKRSSWKNSSKGMALEDEDPNNPTGVQLLFEDYPYGADGLEIWTAIKTWVTEFCSIFYEDDNSVETDLELQAWWWEIQYVGHGDKCHEEWWYQMTTCSTLIETLTILIWIASAIHASVNFGQYTYAGYPSNRPTLCRKFIPKEGTFEYAEFLKDPDKYYLKMLPDTFEMSIGVALKEVLSWHTSDEVYLGQRPSEWTDNEEVRQKFEKFNGTLKEIEGKIVSRNGDPKLKNRWGPAKVPFNCLYPDTSNIASKVGITGKGIPNSISI; from the exons ATGTTTTCTAGTAATAGAAGCCATGCAGTGGAAGAATGGGTTAAAGGGATTCTAAAGAAAGGGGTGCCAGAAGCGCTTTATAGAGAAGTCATTCATGCAAGCAAGAAAAACCCATTGAAATTTCCATTGCCTCAAATTATAGCAG AAAATGGAATGGCATGGTTGGATGATGAGAAGTTTGGGCACCAGATGCTTGCTGGAATTAATCCAACACGAATCCAGTGCTTGGAG GTATCTCCGCCACAGGACAAAATTGGAGTGAGAAGTTCAATAAAGAGATCACACATAGAGCACAACCTTGGTGATCTGACTGTTGTTGAG GCAATGAATCAATGGAATCAATGGAGGCTATTCATTTTAGATCACCATGACTACCTAATGCCATATATAAGCAGAATAAACACAAAGGGTGTTTGTGTTTATGCATCTCGAACACTACTATTCTTAAGGAGTGATGACACGCTAAAGCCAATAGCAATAGAACTTAGCTTGACTGGCTCGAATGATGGCAACGAGATCAATAGGGTGTTTGTTCCATCAAGTCAAGGGACTGGAGCAGCATTGTGGCAGCTTGCTAAAGCTCATGTTGCAACTAACGACTCTGTCTATCATCACCTAATCAGCCATTG GCTGCAAACCCATGCAATAGTCGAACCATTCATCATTGCCACTAGAAGGCAGTTGAGTGAGATGCATCCGATCCATCGTTTACTGAATCCTCATTTCAAAGACACCATGCACATAAATGCATTGGCTCGGAGAATCCTCATCAACTCAAGAGGAATCcttgagaaaatattgttttcTGGTGAAGTCTCCATGGAGTTGTCTTCTGAGCTTTACAAGCTGTGGAGATTTGATAAGCAGGGCCTTCCTGCTGATCTAGTTAAAAG ATCTTCATGGAAAAATTCCTCCAAAGGTATGGCCTTGGAAGATGAAGATCCAAACAATCCCACTGGAGTTCAGCTACTCTTTGAGGACTATCCCTATGGAGCAGATGGACTTGAGATATGGACTGCCATCAAGACATGGGTCACAGAGTTTTGCTCAATCTTCTACGAAGACGATAATTCTGTCGAGACTGATTTAGAACTCCAAGCATGGTGGTGGGAAATACAATATGTAGGTCATGGCGATAAGTGCCATGAGGAATGGTGGTATCAAATGACAACATGCTCAACCCTAATAGAGACTTTAACAATTCTCATATGGATAGCATCTGCAATCCATGCTTCAGTGAACTTTGGGCAATACACATATGCTGGTTATCCTTCCAATCGTCCCACACTATGTCGAAAGTTCATTCCAAAGGAAGGAACATTTGAATATGCTGAATTCCTCAAGGATCCAGACAAATACTATCTTAAGATGTTGCCTGACACATTTGAAATGTCCATTGGTGTAGCATTAAAGGAGGTCCTCTCATGGCACACATCAGACGAAGTGTACTTGGGCCAAAGGCCATCTGAGTGGACAGATAATGAAGAGGTTCGACAGAAATTTGAGAAGTTTAATGGCACACTTAAAGAGATAGAGGGAAAAATCGTGAGCCGGAATGGAGATCCCAAGCTCAAGAACAGATGGGGTCCTGCAAAAGTACCATTCAATTGTTTATACCCAGATACATCCAATATTGCTTCGAAAGTCGGCATCACGGGAAAGGGGATTCCTAACAGCATATCCATTTGA